The proteins below come from a single Plutella xylostella chromosome 2, ilPluXylo3.1, whole genome shotgun sequence genomic window:
- the LOC125490993 gene encoding uncharacterized protein LOC125490993, with translation MHFEEKYHCRFNRLSNIAVPTMNMPCLNANTTVETPLLHEQHLLNVPSVSTAQNYKQPISYSFSSGATKGSELAHQVKENIKNLKEAGFKVVATVCDQGTNNRQAIKYLIDETTGDYLRRGGCPKDNIFVVDGNEIVPLYDPPHLLKGIRNNLLTKNLVYEMDGQQKIAKWQHLQQLHGEILATKV, from the exons ATGCATTTTGAAGAGAAGTACCATTGTAGGTTTAATAGACTCAGCAACATAGCTGTGCCAACCATGAACATGCCTT GCCTCAACGCAAATACAACAGTGGAAACACCATTGCTTCATGAACAGCATCTGCTGAATGTTCCATCTGTCTCAACAGCACAAAATTATAAGCAGCCAATATCATATTCATTTTCATCAGGGGCAACCAAGGGATCTGAACTTGCCCACCAAgtcaaagaaaatataaaaaatttgaAAGAAGCTGGATTTAAGGTGGTTGCTACTGTTTGTGATCAAGGCACAAATAATCGCCAAGCCATCAAATATCTGATAGACGAGACAACAGGTGATTACTTGAGAAGAGGTGGATGCCCaaaagataatatttttgttgttgatgGAAATGAGATAGTCCCATTGTACGACCCCCCACATCTTTTAAAGGGGATAAGGAATAATCTCCTAACAAAAAATCTTGTTTATGAAATGGACGGACAACAAAAAATAGCCAAATGGCAGCATTTGCAGCAGCTACATGGGGAAATCCTGGCTACAAAGGTGTGA
- the LOC105384297 gene encoding polypeptide N-acetylgalactosaminyltransferase 1 codes for MRNLYKAQRAYLITSIKPTLTRRWKPLLLLALTATALAVHRLLDRHSHLDALEQQLLADESRVDHQLIGGLVRKRFTSSLMKRDVARSLIHQSEMSDVIPFNRTFTDVRHPACLPLRYDASLPSASVVVIFHNEQRSTLLRTVWNALGACRRDQPWFGLVRPGSGELGYPGQDPSDPYLYVKEVLLVDDNSTLAELGAPLQRYVDTRLPPRVRLIRLPERMGLATARSVGAAQATGSVLVFLDAHCEGQRDWLRPLLQLVKDDRTAVAVPKIDTLDWDLNYSIGDGDQLGGFDFEGNFIWFLPVGNMRRENRDEMPKRTPVMAGGLFAMDRSYFFELGDYDDQFKGWGGENLEMSFRIWMCGGSIHMLPCSRVGHVYRSLRLEWRVPWLDQHLLNTARLAEVWMDHHREMFYLYHPEYRNNPIIGDISSRKRLRERLQCKSFQWYMDHVYEDQFMPMKDVIAWGRLRNNASGTCVEVSEFNARIPSTSLQACATPLRGLQAWSLTAAGTLRSERRCLTTVQEVSKTLLHIVKAVACSYEDEPDVNQFWRYERGRLIHEYLHMCLLAVQYEDHQLAVAPCDDAPDMSWSFDFTGNRTLENYDFFSGDLFETQDQLRSLQSIR; via the exons ATGAGAAACCTATACAAAGCTCAACGAGCCTACCTCATCACCTCCATCAAACCCACGCTCACCAGGAGATGGAAGCCCTTGCTCCTCCTCGCGCTGACAGCGACCGCACTGGCCGTGCATCGGCTCCTCGACAGACACAGCCACCTCGACGCGCTGGAGCAGCAGCTGCTGGCGGACGAGTCTCGCGTGGACCACCAGCTCATAGGCGGCCTGGTGCGCAAGCGCTTCACCAGCAGTCTGATGAAGCGCGACGTGGCGAGGAGTTTGATCCACCAGAGCGAAATGAGTGACGTCATTCCGTTTAATAGGACTTTTacag ACGTGCGCCACCCGGCCTGCCTGCCGCTCCGGTACGACGCGAGCCTGCCCTCCGCCTCCGTGGTGGTGATCTTCCACAACGAGCAGCGGTCCACGCTGCTGCGCACGGTGTGGAACGCGCTGGGGGCCTGCCGCCGCGACCAGCCCTGGTTTGGGCTGGTGCGGCCGGGGAGCGGGGAGTTGG GCTACCCAGGCCAAGACCCGTCAGACCCGTACCTGTACGTGAAGGAGGTCCTGCTGGTGGACGACAACTCCACGCTGGCGGAGCTGGGCGCGCCGCTGCAGCGCTACGTCGACACGCGCCTGCCGCCGCGGGTCAGGCTCATCCGGCTACCAGAGCG CATGGGCCTGGCGACAGCGCGCTCTGTAGGCGCAGCACAGGCCACGGGCTCGGTCCTGGTGTTTCTGGACGCGCACTGCGAGGGGCAGCGCGACTGGCTGCGGCCGCTGCTGCAGCTCGTGAAGGATGATAGAACAGCGGTCGCCGTGCCCAAGATAGACACACTGGACTGGGACTTGAACTACTCTATTGGGGATGGTGATCAG CTTGGTGGTTTCGACTTTGAAGGCAACTTTATATGGTTTCTGCCTGTTGGAAACATGCGCCGTGAAAACAGAGATGAAATGCCAAAAAG GACTCCGGTGATGGCTGGAGGCTTATTCGCGATGGATCGCTCGTACTTCTTCGAGCTTGGCGACTACGACGACCAGTTCAAGGGCTGGGGGGGAGAGAACCTTGAGATGTCTTTCAGGATTTGGATGT GTGGCGGTTCAATCCACATGCTGCCGTGCTCGCGCGTGGGCCACGTGTACCGTAGCCTGCGCCTGGAGTGGCGCGTGCCGTGGTTGGACCAGCACCTACTCAACACCGCCCGGCTGGCCGAGGTCTGGATGGACCACCACAGGGAGATGTTTTACTTGTATCATCCGGAGTATCGG AACAACCCAATAATCGGTGACATCTCGTCACGCAAGCGTCTCCGGGAGAGACTCCAGTGCAAGAGCTTCCAGTGGTACATGGACCATGTGTACGAGGACCAGTTCATGCCCATGAAGGATGTCATCGCTTGGGGcag GCTCCGCAACAATGCGAGCGGCACCTGTGTAGAAGTGAGCGAGTTCAATGCGCGCATCCCCTCCACCTCCCTGCAAGCCTGCGCCACGCCGCTGCGGGGGCTGCAGGCCTGGTCGCTCACCGCCGCCGGCACCTTGAGGAGCGAGAGGAGGTGTCTCACAACGGTGCAGGAGGT ATCTAAGACACTGCTTCACATAGTAAAGGCGGTTGCATGCTCCTACGAAGATGAGCCAGATGTTAACCAG TTCTGGCGCTACGAGCGCGGGCGGCTCATCCACGAGTACCTGCACATGTGTCTCCTGGCGGTGCAGTACGAAGACCACCAGCTGGCCGTGGCGCCGTGCGATGACGCCCCGGACATGAGCTGGAGCTTCGACTTCACGGGGAACCGCACGCTTGAGA ATTACGATTTCTTTTCAGGCGATTTGTTCGAGACACAGGACCAGCTGAGGAGCTTGCAGAGTATTAGATGA